A stretch of DNA from Halorubrum sp. BOL3-1:
GCTTGGTGACGATAAGCGCGCTCGTGATGTTCCTCGGCACCGCGGCCGCGGTCCGCGTCTTCGCCGGCGGCACGTGGGAGATCGCGCTGCTCATCGGCGCGCTGCTGGTGGCGACCGGACCGACGGTCATCACGCCGATCCTCGACGTGGTCCGGGTCCGGGACCACGTCGCGACCGCGTTAGAGACCGAGGGGATCGTCAACGACGTGACCGCCGCGATCGTCGCGGTCGTGATCTTCGAGACGCTGCTGCTCGACGATCTCGGCGTCCCCGCGACGGTGCTTTCCTTCCTCCGACGGTTCGGCGTCGGGATCGCCGCGGGACTGCTCGCGACCGTCGTCATTTACCTGCTCTTGGACAGCGACCTCGTCCCCGAACGCGACGTCCAAGCGTCGCAGTTCCTCGTGTTGGCGGCCGCGATCGGGTCGTTCGCGGCCGCCGAGACCGTCGCCGCGGAGGCGGGCATCGCGGCGGCGGCGACGAGCGGAATCCTCCTCGGGAACCTCGGGCTGGACAACCGCGAGGAGATAGAGAGCTTCGCGCAGAACACGACCACGATCGTCCTCTCGTTCGTGTTCATTTCGCTGGCCGCGCTGATCGACGTTGAGGCGATCGCCGGGCTCGGCGTCGGTGTGATCGCGATCGCGGCCGTCATCATGCTCGTCCTCCGGCCGCTGGGCGCGTTCCTCGCGACGGTCGGCGTCGAGCGGTTCACCAGGCCCGAGCGGCTGTTCATCGCGAGCGTCGGGCCGCGGGGGATCATCCCGGCAAGCGTGGCGACGCTGTTCGCCATCGAGCTCGAGCTCGCGGGCAGCGTCGCGGCCGGCGAGCTGCTCGTCGGCACGGTGTTCGCGGTCATCTTTGCGACGGTCCTGATCGAGGCAGGGCTCGCGCGGCAGATCGGAGAGTTCCTCGGAGTGTCACCAATGCGCACGATAATCATCGGCGGGGGTCGGGTCGGCCAGGCGCTCGCCACGCGACTGGAGAACAGGGGCGAGTACGTCGTCGTCGTCGAGTCGGACCCGGAGGTCGTCGAGCGCGCGCGCTCGGAGGGGTTCACCGTCTGCGAGGGCGACGGCAGCGACACGGAGACGCTCCGCGGCGCCGACATCGAGGACGCGAAGCGGCTCATCTCCACGACCGGCGACGACGACATCAACCTCCTCGCGTGCCAGCTCGCTATCACCAAGTTCGATGTCGCGTCGGTATACTCCCGGGTGAACGACCCGGACAACGTCGACGCCTTCGACAGCATCGGGGTGAAGGGCATCGACGCGTCCACGGCGACCGCGGTGGCCATCGACGACGAGATCGAGCGGCCGGCGATCACTCACTGGATGAACGAACTCGGCGACAACCACGACGTCCAGGAGGTCGAGGTGACCTCCGAGAAGCTCGCGGGGCAGACCATCCGCGACCTCAACGCGCAGATCCCCGACGGAACGTTTGTCGCCGTCGTGAGCCGTGACGGGGAGAACCACGTTCCCTCGGCTGACAGCGTGCTCGAAGTCGGTGACCACGTGACGTTCATCGGTGACACCGGCGGGGTCCGCCGCGCGATGGACCGGTTCCACCCGCACGACTAAGACGCATCGCGAGTGGGTTCGTCCGTCCGTTTATAAGCAGTTGCTGACGACGTAACGGCCGCCGAAGCCCCAGCCTCGTCGGTCGCCGTCGCTTCGCTTTGGCGACCGACTCCCTCGCGGGCGGTTCGCGGGTGCTGTCGCACCCGCTCATCGGCGCGCCACCGATTTTAAATACTCATGTCTGTGCCCGTACCGGGGATCCGGCACCATTTCTTCCGATACTCTCACGACTCGTGCTCCTCAGAGCTTGGTGTGTCTGAAAACGTCCCGACGGAGTCCTGCGCGAGCGAAGCGAGCGCAGGGCACATCAGGACCGAACGCCGAAGCAGGTGCTCCGCGATGTAGAGCGCCTGCGAGAAGTGAGCGTCCTGACGGAGATTTGAACTCCGGTCCCTGGCTCCGCAAGCCAGGAGGATAGTCCACTACCCTACCAGGACTCGCATCGATATATCGCGGTAGAACTTAAGACGGTTACGGTCCGGCGGCCGCGTGCCTGCGGTCCGCACGCATCCCGACCGCGGGATGAACACCTTTTGTATCGAGGGGACCCATGAACGCCCATGAGACGCCTTCGAGCCGCGACCGCGCCGCGAGCCGGTCGCCCCGCCGATGGGTCGGCTCCCGGCGCGACCCCCGGGCAACGGCAACGCTTATCCGCGAACTCGTCGACCACGGAGGTACGCGTATGGGAGTCATAGAGGAGGTGTACGAGGACCTCGACACCGATGTCGAGTTCGAAGAGTTCGAGGCCGCGGTCGAGGACAAAGTCGAGCAGATGGGCGGGCTCGCGGACGAGGAGACCGCCGCGATGCTCATCGCACACGAGCTGCGCGACGAGGAGGCGGACACCATCGCCGACATCGAGCCGGGGATGAACGATGTGAAGTTCCTCGGCAAGGTGACCGCGATCGGTGAAATCCGGACCTTCGAGCGCGACGACGAGGAGGCCGAAGAGGGTCGCGTCTGTAACGTCGACGTCGCGGACGCCTCCGGCTCCGTGCGAGTCGCGCTGTGGGACGACATGGCCGCCGCCGCCGAGGAGCAGTTGGAGGTCGGCCAGGTGCTCCGCGTCATGGGCCGACCCAAAGAGGGGTACAGCGGTCTCGAAGTGAGCGCGGACAAGGTCGAACCCGACGAGGACGCCGAGGTCGACGTTCAGGTGCTCGACACCTACCGCGTCGAGGACCTCACGCTCGGCGCGTCCGACGTCGACCTCGTCGGGCAGGTGCTCGACACGGACTCGATCCGGACGTTCGACCGCGACGACGGCAGCGAGGGGCGGGTCGCCAACCTCACCGTCGGCGACGAGACGGGGCGCGTGCGCGTCACGCTGTGGGACGACAAGGCCGACCTCGTCGAGGAGTTCGAGGCCGGCGAAGCCGTCGAAGTGGGCGACGGCTACGTCCGCGAGCGCGACGGCGACCTGGAGCTTCACGTCGGTGACCGCGGAACCGTCGAGCGCGTCGACGAGGACGTCGAGTACGCCCCGGAGACGACCGACATCGCGGACCTGGAGATCGGACAGACCGTCGACATCGGGGGTGGCATCATCGAGACCGACCCGAAGCGCACCTTCGACCGCGACGACGGTTCGGAGGGGCAGGTCCGGAACGTCCGGATCAAAGACGAGACGGGTGAGATCCGCGTCGCGCTGTGGGGCGACAAGGCCGACCGGGAGATCGACCTGGCCGACCGCGCCGCCTTCACCGACGTCGAGGTCCAGGACGGCTGGCAGGACGACCTGGAGGCGTCCGCCAACTGGCGCTCGACCGTCTCCGTCCTCGATGGTGAGAGCGAGGCGGCCGCCGGCGCGGCGAGCGCGGCGTCGGGATCCGGTGTCGACGGGAGCGGTGGCGCCGGGGGCGACGACCGCGGCCCGGACGAAACCGGACTCGGCGCCTTCGCTGAAGACGGACAGAAGGCGGCCGCCGAGGCCGTCGCCGGCGAGTCCGGCGACGACGGAAGCAGTGCGAGCGGCGGTGCGGCGGCCGCGACGACGGAACAGTCGACCGGGGACGTCGAGTTCACCGGGACGGTGGTCCAGACGGGCGACCCGGTCGTGCTCGACGACGGACAGCGGACGAAGACCGTCGACACCGACGCGAGCCTCCGGCTCGGTGAGGAGATAACGGTCCGCGGCCCGGAGCGTGACGGCACCATCGACGCGGACGAGGTCTTCTGACGCCGCCGGCCGCGCTCCCGGCGGGGATGCGACTAACGGAAAGCGTTATAGGATACACGGACCCGTCTGTGTGTATGAGTGTCGAGTTGCCGTTCGCGCCGGTCGACGGTATAATCCGGCGGAACGCGGGGGAACTCCGCGTCAGCGCGGACGCCGCCGAGGAGCTGGCCCGTCGAATCCAATCGCACGGTGCCGAACTGGCCGTCGACGCGGCCGAACAGGCGACCGCGGACGGCCGGAAAACGCTGATGGCGGCGGACTTCGGCGTCGAGCAGGTCGTCACCCGCGAGGACCTCACGCTGCCGGTCGCGCCAATCGACCGGATCGCTCGGCTTCGGATCGGCGACCGGTATCGCGTCGGCGTCGACGCGCGCATCGCGCTGGCCGACATCCTGGAAGACTACGCCAACAACGTCGCGAGCGCGGCCGCGACGCTGGCCCGCCACGCGGACCGACGAACGGTACAGGCCGGGGACATCGAGACGTACTTCGCGCTGTTCGAATAGATGCGCTTCGGCTACAGCGAGCGGTGTCTCGAACACGACACCGGCGAGCGACACCCGGAGAGCCCGGACCGACTCCGCGCGATCCGCCGCGGCCTCACGAAGCGACACGGCGTCGAGTACCTCGAGGCGGATCCCGCCGAGAAGGCGGCCGTCACGGCGGTCCACGACCCCGCGTACGTCGACGAACTGGAATCGTTCGTGGCCGACGGCGGCGGGGGCTGGGACCCCGACACCGTCGCCAGCGAGGGGACGTGGGACGCGGCGCTCACCTCCGCCGGACTCGCGCAGTGGGCGGCCCGCGAGGCGATCGACGGATCGACCGGTCGGCAGACGCCGTTCGCGCTCGGCCGCCCGCCGGGTCACCACGCCGTCACCGGCGACGCGATGGGATTCTGCTTTTTCAACAACGCCGCGGTCGCGGCCCAGACCGTCCTCGACGAGGGTCTCGCGGACCGCGTCGCGATCTTCGATTGGGACGTCCACCACGGGAACGGCACGCAGGACATCTTCTATGACCGCGGCGATGTCTTCTACGCCTCGATTCACGAAGACGGCCTGTACCCGGACACGGGCGCGCTCGACGAGACCGGCGACGGGGACGGAGCGGGAACGACGGAGAACCTCCCGCTGGCGGCCGGCGCCGGCGACGCCGACTACCTGTACGCCGTCGACGAGGCGATCGCGCCGGCGGTCGACCGGTTCGACCCCGACCTGTTGCTCGTCTCCGCGGGCTTCGACGCGCACCGCCACGACCCGATCTCGCGGATGCGCGTCTCCTCGGAGGGGTACGCGCTGCTGACCGACCGGATCCGGACGCTCGCGAACGACATCGGCGCCGCCGCCGCGTACGTTCTCGAAGGCGGATACGGACTCGATACGCTCGCGGAAGGCGTCTCGATGGTCCACGAGACGTACGACGGCCGGACCCCGGTCGCTACCGACGAGGAACCGGACGAGAAGACGGAGGCGCTCGTCGACGACCTCCGGTCGGAGTTGGACCTGTAGATCGCGAGGCGGACACCGCCTCTCGCTGACGCTCCTCGCTCGTAGCCGGCGTCGACAGGAACGCCCGGAGCGGGATTTGAACCCCCGTCGTTCCGCTCGCGACGCTCGCTTCACTCCCTGGTTCAAATCCTCTAGCGTTTTGCTGTCGCAGAACTCACTCGTCGCTTCGCTCCTCGTTCGTTGTTGCGACAGCGAAAGACGCCCGGAGCGGGATTTGAACCCGCGTCACGACCGTGACAGGGTCATATGATGGGCCACTACACCATCCGGGCAAACAGCGACAGCGCCCCGAAGCGCGGGGACGCCCGGAGCGGGATTTGAACCCGCGTCACGACCGTGACAGGGTCATATGATGGGCCACTACACCATCCGGGCTTGTCGCACCTGTTCGTATCCCTGTCTGGCAAATAAGGCTTATCATCCCCGGCGAGGGTGCGGGTCGGTGACAGGCGATTTCGCCTTGCGGGCGGCGGCGGTGACGGTAGTTGCGAGTCATTCCGCTTGTCTCGTCCGGTATCCTTTTGTGTGATATTCACGTGTGTGTAAGTGTCGAACGCCCCGACTCGTGAGCCGTGCGCGGCGTCTCTTGATAAGTCTTATGTCGCTGGCGCCTGTACACATCTGTAGTATCTCGTGATAGCTTCTCCCCACCACCAGCACCCATGGTAGACGTAAGCCAACACGAACTCGTCCCGGACCACGTGCTCCTCGACGACCCCGAGGAAATCGAGTCGGTCCTGGCGGAGTACGACGTGAAAAAGACCAACTTACCGAAGATCACACGGACCGATCCCGCGCTCTCCGACGAGGCCGAAGTCGGAGACGTGGTGAAGATCGTTCGAAACTCCCGCACGACCGACGAGGCGGTCGTGTACCGACTGGTCGTCTCATGAACAGACAAGACCGACGCGTGGTTTCACGCGAGTACTTCTCGGACGAACGGCTCGCCGAACACCACTTCCGCTCGTTCAACAACTTCCTGGACCGCGGCATGCAGGAGGTCGTCGACGAGAAGGAGACGATAGAGACCGACATCGGCGACAAGGAGGGACAGGAGCCGGTGTACGTCGAGCTCGGTGACGTGCGGATGGCGACCCCCCGCGTCCGCGAGGCCGACGGCTCGGAGGAACTGCTGTACCCGCAGGAAGCCCGGCTGCGCAACATCACCTACTCCGCGCCGGTCTTCATGGAGATGTCCGTCATTCGCGGCGGCGAGGACGAGCCGGAACACGTCGTCGACACGACCGAGACCAAGGTCGGCCGGATGCCGATCATGGTCGGCTCGAACAAGTGTAACATGGCCGGCTTCTCCGACGAGGAGCTCATCGATATCGGTGAGGACCCCGTCGACCCCGGCGGCTACTTCATCGTCAACGGCTCCGAGCGCGTGCTGATGACCTCGGAGGACCTCGCGCCGAACAAGATCCTCGCGGAGTACGACTCGAAGTACGGCGACGAGATCCAGGTCGCGAAGACGTTCTCCCAGCGCCGCGGATACCGCGCCTTGGTACTCTGCGAGCGCAACCGTGAGGGACTGCTCGAAGTGTCGTTCCCGTCCGTCTCGGGATCGATCGACTTCGTGACCCTCGTCCGCGCGCTCGGACTGGAGTCGGACGAGGAGATCGTCCACCGCGTCTCGGACGACCCCGAGATCGTGAAGTTCATGCTCGAGAACTTGGAGGAGGCCTCGGTCCAGACAACCGAGGGGGCCATCGAGACCCTCGGTGAGCGGGTCGCCTCCGGTCAGGGGAAAAACTACCAGCTCAAGCGAGCGAACTACGTCATCGACCGCTACCTCCTCCCGCACCTCCACGAGGAGGGCGTCGACGAGGAGGACGTGCGGATCAACAAGGCGTACTACCTCTGCCGGATGGCCGAGGCGTGCTTTGAGCTCGCCTTGGACCGCCGCGAGGCCGACGACAAGGACCACTACGCGAACAAGCGCCTGAAGGTCTCCGGCGACCTGATGCGCGACCTGTTCCGCACCGCGTTGAACAAGCTGGCGCGCGACGTGAAGTACCAGCTCGAACGGGCGAACATGCGGAACCGCGACCTGACGGTCAACACGGTCGTCCGCTCCGACGTGCTGACCGAGCGGCTCGAACACCCGATCGCGACGGGGAACTGGGTGGGGGGCCGCTCCGGCGTCTCTCAGCTCGTCGACCGGACGGACTACATGGGCGTGCTCTCGCACCTCCGGCGCCTGCGGTCGCCGCTGTCGCGGTCGCAGCCGCACTTCAAGGCGCGGGACCTCCACGCGACCCAGTGGGGTCGCATCTGCCCCTCCGAGACGCCGGAGGGTCCGAACTGCGGACTGGTGAAGAACTTCGCGCAGTCGATGGAGCTCTCTCAGAACGTCGAGGACGAACAGGGGCTGAAACGAGAACTGGCGTCGATGGGTGTCGAGGGGATCCCCGGCATCGAGGGCGTCGAACGACAGACGGCGGACGACTAACATGGCACAAGCAGAACGCGAAGCGAAGGTGTACGTCAACGGGAGCCTCGTGGGCACCCACGAGAACCCCGACGAGCTCGCCGAACAGATCCGCGAGGCGCGCCGCCGCGGTGATGTCTCGGAGATGGTGAACGTCTCGGTCAAAGACCGGACCCGCGAGGTCATCGTTAACGCGGACGCGGGGCGGGCGCGACGCCCGCTCATCGTCGTCGAGAACGGCGAGCCGCTGCTGGGCGACGAGGAGATCGAGGCGCTCGAACGCGACGAGGTCGAGTTCGAGGACCTCGTCGACCGCGGCTACGTCGAGTTCATCGACGCCGAGGAGGAGGAGGACATCCTCGTCGCCGTCGACGAGGGGGACGTGACCGAGGACCACACGCACCTCGAGATCGACCCGCAGCTGGTGTTCGGCATCGGCGCGGGGATGATTCCCTACCCCGAACACAACGCGAGTCCCCGGATTACGATGGGCGCGGGGATGATGAAGCAGTCGCTCGGGCTCCCGTCCGCGAACTACCGGATCCGGCCCGACACCCGCCAGCACCTCCTCCACTACCCGCAGCTGGCGATGGTGAAGACCCAGACCTCCGACCAGATCAGCTTCGACAAGCGGCCGGCGGCGCAGAACTTCGTCGTCGCCGTGATGTCCTACGAGGGGTTCAACATCGAGGACGCCCTCGTGATGAACCAGGGGTCGGTCGACCGCGCGCTGATGCGCTCGCACTTCTTCCGGACCTACGAGGGCGAGGAGCGCCGGTACCCCGGCGGTCAGGAAGACCGCTTCGAGCTTCCCGACCAGGACGTGCGCGGCGCCCGCGGCGAGGACGCCTACACGCACCTCGACGAGGACGGACTCGTCAACCCCGAGACGAAGGTGGACGAGTCCTCGGTGCTGCTCGGCAAGACCAGTCCGCCGCGCTTCCTTGAGGAGCCGGACGACATGGGTGGGCTCTCCCCGCAGAAGCGCCGCGAGACGAGCGTGACGATGCGCTCCGGCGAGTCGGGCGTCGTCGACACCGTGACGCTGATGGAGGGCGAGGACGGCTCGAAGCTCTCGAAGGTGAAGGTCCGCGACCAGCGGACGCCCGAACTGGGCGACAAGTTCGCGTCGCGACACGGACAGAAGGGCGTCATCGGTCACCTCGCACCCCAGGAGGATATGCCGTTCACCGAGGAGGGGTCGTCCCCGACCTCGTGATGAACCCGCACGCGCTGCCGTCGCGGATGACGGTCGGCCACGTGCTGGAGATGCTCGGCGGTAAGGTCGGCTCGCTGCGCGGCGAGCGCGTCGACGGCACGCCGTTCCAAGGTGAAGACGAAGACGAGCTCCGGGGCAGCTTGGAGGACCACGGCTTCAAATCCTCCGGCAAGGAGGTCATGTACTCCGGCGTCACCGGCGAGCGGATCGACGCCGAGATCTTCGTCGGGACGATCTTCTACCACAAGCTGTACCACATGGTGTCGAACAAGCTCCACGCCCGCTCGCGCGGGCCGGTCCAGGTGCTCACGCGCCAGCCGACCGAGGGGCGCGCTCGCGAGGGCGGGCTGCGCGTCGGGGAGATGGAACGCGACACGATCATCGGCCACGGGGCGTCGATGGTGCTCAACGAGCGACTCTTGGAGTCCTCGGACGCCGAGACGGTTCACGTCTCCGCGGAGACCGGACTCGTCGCCGTCGAGGACCGCGAGCAGCGCCGCGTGTACGACCCGGTCACGGGCGACGAGGACGACATCCACGAGCTGGAGGTCAGCTACGCGTTCAAGCTCCTGCTTGACGAGATGATCGCCCTCGGAATCCGACCGAAACTCGAACTGGAGGACGCGATTTAGATGTCAATGCAAACACCGAAAGTGCTCGGCGGGATCGACTTCGGACTCATGGACCCGGAGACGTACCGGGACATGTCCGCGACGAAGGTGATCACGGCCGACACGTACGACGACGACGGCTATCCGATCGACATGGGGCTGATGGACCCGCGACTGGGCGTCATCGACCCCGGCCTGGAGTGCCGGACCTGCGGGTCCCACTCCGGCTCCTGTAACGGCCACTTCGGTCACATCGAGCTGGCCGCGCCGGTCATCCACGTGGGCTTCACGAAGCTCATCCGGCGGCTGCTTCGCTCGACGTGCCGCGAGTGCGGGAAACTGGCCTTGGACGAGGCGCAGCGCGACGAGTTCCGCGACCGCTACGAGCGGGCGAAAGAGCTTGGCGACGACGAACACGACGTGTTGAAGGCCGCCGTCCGGCAGGCCCGGAAGGCGTCCACCTGTCCGTTCTGCGGCGAGCCGCAGGCGGACATCAAACACGAGAAGCCGACCACCTACTACGAGGTCCAGGACGTGCTCTCGGGCGACTACTCCGAGCGCATCGCGGCCGCGATGCAGCCCGACGAGGAGGAGGACGACCCGGGTACCTCGCCGCAGGAGCTGGCCGAGGAGACCGACATCGCCTTAGAACGAGTCAACGAGATCATGGCCGGCGAGTTCCGCCCGCGCAAGGAGGACCGCCGCGCCATCGAGAAGGCGATCGATGTCGACCTCACCGAAGAGGACATGAACAAGCTGATGCCCTCGGACGTCCGCGACTGGTTCGAGGACATCCCGGACGAGGACCTCGAAGTCCTCGGCGTCGACTCCGAGCACTCCCGCCCGGAGTGGATGATCCTGACGGTGCTTCCGGTACCGCCGGTCACCACGCGACCCTCCATCACGCTCGACAACGGTCAGCGCTCCGAGGACGACCTCACCCACAAGCTGGTCGACATCATCCGAATCAACCAGCGGTTCATGGAGAACCGCGAGGCGGGCGCCCCGCAGCTGATCATCGAGGACCTCTGGGAGCTGCTTCAGTACCACGTCACCACGTTCGTCGACAACGAGATCAGCGGGACGCCGCCGGCGCGCCACCGCTCCGGCCGTCCCCTCAAGACCCTCAGCCAGCGGCTGAAAGGGAAGGAGGGCCGCTTCCGCGGGTCGCTCTCGGGTAAACGCGTCAACTTCTCCGCCCGGACCGTCATCTCGCCGGACCCGACGCTCTCGCTGAACGAGGTCGGCGTCCCGGACCGGGTCGCGATGGAGATGACCCAGACGCTCAACGTCACCGAGCGCAACGTCGACGAGGCGCGTCAGTACGTCCGGAACGGGCCGGAGGCCCACCCCGGCGCGAACTACGTGCGCCGCCCCGACGGACGTCGGCTGAAGGTGACCGAGAAGAACTGCGAGGAGCTCGCCGAGAAGGTCGAGCCGGACTGGGAGGTGAACCGACACCTCGTGGACGGCGACATCGTGGTCTTCAACCGGCAGCCCTCGCTCCACCGGATGTCCATCATGGCCCACGAGGTCGTGGTGATGCCGTACAAGACCTTCCGGCTCAACACGACGGTCTGTCCGCCGTACAACGCCGACTTCGACGGCGACGAGATGAACATGCACGCGCTACAAAACGAAGAGGCCCGCGCCGAGGCGCGCGTCCTCATGCGCGTCCAAGAGCAGATCCTCTCGCCGCGGTTCGGTGGGAACATCATCGGCGCGATTCAGGACCACATCTCCGGGACCTACCTGCTCACTCACTCGAATCCAGAGTTCTCCGAGACGCAGGCGCTGGACCTGCTGCGCGCGACCCGCGTCGACGAGCTGCCAGAGGCGGACGGCGTCGACGACGACGGCAGCGAGTACTGGACCGGCCGGACGCTGTTCTCGGAGCTGCTTCCGGACGATCTCGACTTGGATTTCACCTCCTCGGCCGGCGACGACGTCGTCATCGAGGGCGGCCAGCTGATCGAGGGGACCATCGACGAGGACGCGGTCGGCGCGTTCGGCGGCGAGGTCGTCGACACGCTCACGAAGGAGTACGGCGAGACGCGCTCGCGCGTGTTCGTCAACGAGATCGCGTCGCTGGCGATGCGCGCGATCATGAACTTCGGGTTCTCGATCGGGATCGACGACGAGTCGGTCCCGCCGGAGGCCGAAGAGCAGGTCGACGACGCGATCGAGAGCGCCTACGACCGCGTTCAGGAGCTGATCGCGACGTACGATGCCGGCGAGTTGGAGTCGCTGCCGGGGCGCGGCGTCGACGAGACCCTGGAGATGAAGATCATGCAGACGCTCGGGAAGGCGCGCGACTCGGCCGGCGAGATCGCAGACCAGCACTTCAGCGACGACAACCCGGCGGTCGTGATGGCCCGGTCGGGCGCCCGCGGGTCGATGCTGAACCTGACGCAGATGGCCGGTTCCGTCGGCCAGCAGGCGGTTCGGGGCGAGCGGATCAACCGCGGCTACGAGGACCGAACGCTCTCCCACTACCGCCCGAACGACCTCTCCGCGGAGGCGCACGGCTTCGTGGAGAACTCCTACCGCGGCGGGCTCACCCCCCAGGAGTTCTTTTTCCACGCGATGGGCGGTCGCGAGGGGCTGGTCGACACGGCGGTCCGGACGTCGAAGTCCGGCTACCTCCAGCGCCGGCTCATCAACGCGCTCTCCGAGTTGGAGGCGCAGTACGACGGAACGGTCCGGGACACCTCGGGTCGGATCGTCCAGTTCGAGTTCGGTGAGGACGGCACCTCGCCGGTGAAGGTCTCCTCCGGCGAGGAGGCCGGCATCGACGTCGACGACATCGTCGACCGCGTCGTCGACGCCGAGTTCGAGTCCAGCGAGGAGAAAGAGCGGTTCCTCGGTGAGCGCGAGCCGCCGACGAACCTCTCGGAGCACGCCGGTCCGGGGCTGAACAAGGCCGCCGAACTGGAGGTGGAGTCCGATGACTGAGTACGACGGCGTCACCGACGACATGGAGGCGGTCGTGGAGGCCACCGAGCTTCCCCGCCGGCTCAAGACGAAGGTGTACGAGGCGATCGACCGCAAGGCCGAGGAGGCCGGTGCGGTCACCATCGAGCAGGCGACCGACGTCGTCGAGGGCGTCGAGAACCGCTACGAGGAGACGCGGGTTGATCCTTTGGATCCTGTTGGGACTGTTTCTGCCCAATCGATCGGTGAGCCCGGAACTCAGATGACAATGAACACGTTCCACTACGCCGGCGTCGCAGAAATCGACGTCACCCAGGGGCTGCCCCGGCTCATCGAGCTGGTGGACGCCCGGAAGACGCCGGACACGCCGATGATGACGGTGTACCTCGACGGTGAGCACGCGACCGACCGCGAGAAGGCCCACGAGGTCGTCTGGTCCATCGAGGCGACGCGCATCCTCGCGCTCGGCGACGTCTCGACGAACGTCGCTGATATGCTGGTCCGGATCGACTTGAACGACGACACGCTCTTAGAGCGGTGGCCCACGCACTCCGATCCCACGGAGGTCGCCGCGATCATCGCCGAGACGATCGAGGACTCGCTCGGCGTCGACGCCCGGCAGTCGGGAACCGTCGTGGAGTTCGGGCCGAACGAGCCGAGCTACCGCGAGCTGCTCCAGCTCGTCGAGCAGCTTCGGGAGATAGTTTTCAAAGGCATCGAGGAGGTCGAACGCGTCGTCATCCGGAAAGAGGAAATCGACGGCGACGAGGAGTTCGTCCTCTACACCGAGGGGTCGGCGTTCGGCGACACCCTCGACATCGAGGGCGTCGACGCCTCGCGCACGACGTGTAACAACATCCACGAGATTTACCGCAACCTTGGCGTCGAAGCGGCCCGCGAGACGATCATCGACGAGACGAAGAACACGCTCGAAGAGCAGGGACTCGGCGACGTGAACGTCCGCCACCTCATGCTCGTGGCCGACATCATGACGAACAACGGCGAGATCGAGTCGATCGGCCGGCACGGTATCTCCGGCAACAAGGACTCGGTGCTCGCGCGGGCGGCGTTCGAGGTGACGGTCAACCACCTCCTCGACGCCGCGATCCACGGCGAGTACGACGAGCTCGACGGCGTCATCGAGAACGTCATCGCCGGCAAGCCCATCTCGATGGGGACCGGCGACGTCGACCTCCGGATGGGGTCGCGCGTCGTGAGTGACGACTA
This window harbors:
- a CDS encoding DNA-directed RNA polymerase subunit B'', coding for MNRQDRRVVSREYFSDERLAEHHFRSFNNFLDRGMQEVVDEKETIETDIGDKEGQEPVYVELGDVRMATPRVREADGSEELLYPQEARLRNITYSAPVFMEMSVIRGGEDEPEHVVDTTETKVGRMPIMVGSNKCNMAGFSDEELIDIGEDPVDPGGYFIVNGSERVLMTSEDLAPNKILAEYDSKYGDEIQVAKTFSQRRGYRALVLCERNREGLLEVSFPSVSGSIDFVTLVRALGLESDEEIVHRVSDDPEIVKFMLENLEEASVQTTEGAIETLGERVASGQGKNYQLKRANYVIDRYLLPHLHEEGVDEEDVRINKAYYLCRMAEACFELALDRREADDKDHYANKRLKVSGDLMRDLFRTALNKLARDVKYQLERANMRNRDLTVNTVVRSDVLTERLEHPIATGNWVGGRSGVSQLVDRTDYMGVLSHLRRLRSPLSRSQPHFKARDLHATQWGRICPSETPEGPNCGLVKNFAQSMELSQNVEDEQGLKRELASMGVEGIPGIEGVERQTADD
- a CDS encoding DNA-directed RNA polymerase subunit A', whose translation is MQTPKVLGGIDFGLMDPETYRDMSATKVITADTYDDDGYPIDMGLMDPRLGVIDPGLECRTCGSHSGSCNGHFGHIELAAPVIHVGFTKLIRRLLRSTCRECGKLALDEAQRDEFRDRYERAKELGDDEHDVLKAAVRQARKASTCPFCGEPQADIKHEKPTTYYEVQDVLSGDYSERIAAAMQPDEEEDDPGTSPQELAEETDIALERVNEIMAGEFRPRKEDRRAIEKAIDVDLTEEDMNKLMPSDVRDWFEDIPDEDLEVLGVDSEHSRPEWMILTVLPVPPVTTRPSITLDNGQRSEDDLTHKLVDIIRINQRFMENREAGAPQLIIEDLWELLQYHVTTFVDNEISGTPPARHRSGRPLKTLSQRLKGKEGRFRGSLSGKRVNFSARTVISPDPTLSLNEVGVPDRVAMEMTQTLNVTERNVDEARQYVRNGPEAHPGANYVRRPDGRRLKVTEKNCEELAEKVEPDWEVNRHLVDGDIVVFNRQPSLHRMSIMAHEVVVMPYKTFRLNTTVCPPYNADFDGDEMNMHALQNEEARAEARVLMRVQEQILSPRFGGNIIGAIQDHISGTYLLTHSNPEFSETQALDLLRATRVDELPEADGVDDDGSEYWTGRTLFSELLPDDLDLDFTSSAGDDVVIEGGQLIEGTIDEDAVGAFGGEVVDTLTKEYGETRSRVFVNEIASLAMRAIMNFGFSIGIDDESVPPEAEEQVDDAIESAYDRVQELIATYDAGELESLPGRGVDETLEMKIMQTLGKARDSAGEIADQHFSDDNPAVVMARSGARGSMLNLTQMAGSVGQQAVRGERINRGYEDRTLSHYRPNDLSAEAHGFVENSYRGGLTPQEFFFHAMGGREGLVDTAVRTSKSGYLQRRLINALSELEAQYDGTVRDTSGRIVQFEFGEDGTSPVKVSSGEEAGIDVDDIVDRVVDAEFESSEEKERFLGEREPPTNLSEHAGPGLNKAAELEVESDD
- the rpoA2 gene encoding DNA-directed RNA polymerase subunit A'', whose product is MTEYDGVTDDMEAVVEATELPRRLKTKVYEAIDRKAEEAGAVTIEQATDVVEGVENRYEETRVDPLDPVGTVSAQSIGEPGTQMTMNTFHYAGVAEIDVTQGLPRLIELVDARKTPDTPMMTVYLDGEHATDREKAHEVVWSIEATRILALGDVSTNVADMLVRIDLNDDTLLERWPTHSDPTEVAAIIAETIEDSLGVDARQSGTVVEFGPNEPSYRELLQLVEQLREIVFKGIEEVERVVIRKEEIDGDEEFVLYTEGSAFGDTLDIEGVDASRTTCNNIHEIYRNLGVEAARETIIDETKNTLEEQGLGDVNVRHLMLVADIMTNNGEIESIGRHGISGNKDSVLARAAFEVTVNHLLDAAIHGEYDELDGVIENVIAGKPISMGTGDVDLRMGSRVVSDD